TCCCCCACGCacaatttcctcctcctcctctctcttctctGCTTTCCCCCACAGTAGCTGTAAGGCATATTTTCAAAAAGAGAAAGTTCTACACCTCCCACACAGTTCAGCAGTGAATCTTGAGCATCATCCCTCCCTATCGTGCTTTGAGACTCCAGAGTGAGAAGAAATGAGTTAAACGTCCTGTGGAATGGATTTCCAGCGAATGGGTTAGACTCCCTGTCTAACTTTTTGGTTGACGTGCTGCGGGGGTCAGCATTAAATGCTTTTGACCAATTTAATTTCATCCTGAGCTGACAAAATGTCCAGGGCACCATTGCTGTTGACAAATGCAATTCCATCTGAATTTGCAAATGCAACTGAGCACCCAGCACCTGACTTTGGGAACCAAACTGTACAGGAAAGATGGCCAGAAGATGCTTCGCTTGGGTTGGGGATACTCTGCACCATTTATGTGACGTATGCCACAATAATTGCGGTGGGACTGCTTGGGAATGTGATCCTTATTAAAGTCTTTTTCAAGATCAAATCAATGCAGACCGTCCCAAATATCTTCATCACCAGCCTGGCTTTTGGCGATTTGCTTCTTCTCTTAACCTGTGTGCCAATAGACGCTGCTTGCTACATTGTGGATACCTGGCTGTTTGGAAGAATCGGCTGCAAGTTACTGTCATTTATCCAGCGAATGTCTGTAGGAGTGTCTGTATTCACTTTGACTGTGCTCAGTGCTGACAGGTAAGTTTGAAGGAATTTATCTGATCAAGAGTTTCTTGACCATAGAATATTACAATGAATAAAATATGTCTGAGCTGGAGTGGGTCATTCCGCCCAGGAAAGGACCCTCAGTTCTGTTGGTGGCCAGATCTGGACACTTTTACAGCACAATATAGTACTTTTTACACACCCTTCACTCCTGATCTCCAGATGTTTGAAATAAGGCTGGGAGGGATATAAACTGTGATCAATGAGCTTTTGATATCCTTTCCCCCCATGATTTAAAAGCTTCGTCTTTCCACTTTAGATTTCTGTGGTTGAAGATTAAGATCTTTTTATTAATATTAGCAACTATATTTTTTCCAGTATGTCTAAGATGTATAAAATGTTATCTCTGATTTATGAATAACGGAAAGTGAATGCGACAGAATTCTTACTAAGAGAACAGTATGTGGAATACTTGAAACAAATCCCAAGTGATTCGAGATAACTGTTAGCATCTGGAAAAGCAACATTTCCCACTGTGTATGGAgagaataataatttttaaaacccaGCCAATTTGCCCAAAGGCAAGAAGAAGCTAAGCGGTATCTTGGTGCTACCTAGTGGTATATGACAGCATTTCCTTAGGAGCAAAAGCTGAAGTGTGAAAATGACTGAAAACCTTTGCAGCCCATTTTCTGGCGATGATGAAGCCAACCCAAAAGCTAAAAAAACTCCAAGGCTAAATACTTTCTGCTGAACAGAATGAGAGCAGCAACATTGATGGcattaaatttaatttatttgcaTATGCAGACATTCATTATGGGTTTTTCCAGCCAAATTTTCTGGAGTTTGATGGTGCACAAACTATGGCATTAAAATATCAGGGGGACAGTTCTTGGGTTCCTGGATGCCTagtattttaattgattttcatGTGATTCCAGGTACAAAGCAATTGTTAAACCCTTGGAACTGCAAAGGGCTGATGCTGTGCTGAAGACCTGCTGTAAAGGTGCCTGTGTCTGGATTGTCTCCATGTTATTAGCTGTTCCAGAGGCTGTGTCCTCGGATCTCTATGCCTTCCACATTCCTGAGAAAAATGCCTCTTTTGAGACCTGTGCTCCTTACCCAGTATCTGAGAGAATCCTGCAGGAAGCTCATTCTTTGGTTTGCTTCTTGATGTTCTATATCATCCCGCTTGCTATTATATCGATCTACTATTTTCTTATTGCCAAAACGCTGTACAAAAGTACGTGCAACATGCCAGCAGAAGAACACAGCCATGCTCGTAAGCAGGTACGTAAAGATTAGAGcaggctcagccagcatggtgccctccaaatgttttggactacaactcccatcagccctagccagcgtgTGGCTTTTTGAGAAAGTCTATGTCCCTGGAAAcatgggtgtagtcatccagggtctggggggggcttagatcccttacttttttaggagcagggtcccagcagggtccctatgtctctagcatcctatgagtcaatctccatgaaaggggagtgtgttaaccactgagaagagtcttctaacatgcttccttgtccttttcctgctgattggagccaatcagagtgaaatgaggcaAGTCACCCACTgataagactcttttcagtagccaacactttcccctttcatgcttattggctcctagggatatctgttgttgtggaagcaggcattaacaagaatctcattttcAACTTGGCAACCAAAAAAGGGtggaggggcgtggctgtgactgacATGAAGAGACCTTacacctctgaatttgccactgcactactgcctaGAAGCCTGTACCACAAGCTCCTTCTGACCACATAGATCAGACCAATGAAATCACTTGATTGAAGGCCATACCAACACATGAGGGAGCAGCCATACATCTGGAAAGTACCATTTTGATGAATGGAGCCTGTTCTATAATCGTCAATGTTTATTACTTGAGCTACAGGAATGTGTTTTGTGCTGACTAGAGCAGTGTTTTTTAACCACTGGTCCTCATCTGTTGTAGGAGATGGAAGGCCAGACTTCAATCTGATGGGACACATTGATGGGTCATTTTCATCTTCATCTTGCATCACACCTTACTTTCTTTTAACTAACGTCCAACTAATCAAGGGCAGGCTCTGCCCAGTTGTGCTTCTATACTGATAAGGTAGAGAAAGCAAAGCAACAGATGTTCCCCTGTAATACAGACATTGGCTAGCAAGGCCCTTCTTGCCAAGCCTAGCCAAGGTCACATAGATATTGTGTTATACAACTGAGACCAttcctttgcagctgtggcttgaattcaagccCTGCCTGTAAAGGCAGAAGAGAAGAACTGAGGGAGTCCTGAGAGTACACTCCCAGTTCTTCCTTTGAAGTGGAATGACccgatgtcaggtgactgacaggtgatcCCCACCTGTCAGAGTGGTCTGTGGGAGGTGGGGGGAGTTTTGGATCCTGCTACAGCTCAGTATCATTTGCTCTGATAGGATGTCGCCATTCTTATCAAGCCGCGATACCTTAAACCttttgagatgccagggattaaaccttggACTATCCacttgcaaagcaggtgttctgctgcTGAACTGCTGACTCTCCACCAAATGTGTCTCACTACTGGCTGCCAGAGGCAGAGGTGTATATCTCTGCCCGTAAATATGGATGTGGCATAAAGTCTGGACTTAAATAAAGATCCAAGCAAGGTGGCCAGTCTCCAAACTGAAAAAACTGAGAACTATTGGAATGATTAGGAGTCTAACAATGGAATCCTCTCCtagtctacccagaagtaagccccactgcattcagcggggcttactcccaCATTAGTAGGTATAAGATCTAAATATGCTGTAAATGTAGGGTTGGTGTGTTGACCAACTGGCCAGTAAAATAATGGCCTGGTTCTTACATAATGATAAGCTATAGTTTATTTAGCTGAAGGGTGGTTTGTTTTTACATCTGAACCAAGCCTAGCAGAGACTAGCCAAGCCACGGCTTGTTTTCTTGCAAGACGCCGTGATGTGAAGCCATGGTTTTCTGTTGGCTTATTTTAATGATGGCTtggcattatgtccaaaccaaCCGTCTTGCTTAACCATGGCTTAGCCATGCTCACCAGGCTACAGAGGCATGTGGCATGAGGACCTTGAAAACAAAGCAGTTTTAGAGAAACAAGCTGTGGCTTATCTGCTAGTCTGCGAGATGTCTTGTGGTTTGAACTATCTACAGTTAAAACAAACTATCCTAAGTATTATGTGCGAATGCGAGATTGACTGTCTGTTGTTGCATGATCATAGGTCAATCTGACT
The DNA window shown above is from Rhineura floridana isolate rRhiFlo1 chromosome 16, rRhiFlo1.hap2, whole genome shotgun sequence and carries:
- the BRS3 gene encoding bombesin receptor subtype-3, producing MSRAPLLLTNAIPSEFANATEHPAPDFGNQTVQERWPEDASLGLGILCTIYVTYATIIAVGLLGNVILIKVFFKIKSMQTVPNIFITSLAFGDLLLLLTCVPIDAACYIVDTWLFGRIGCKLLSFIQRMSVGVSVFTLTVLSADRYKAIVKPLELQRADAVLKTCCKGACVWIVSMLLAVPEAVSSDLYAFHIPEKNASFETCAPYPVSERILQEAHSLVCFLMFYIIPLAIISIYYFLIAKTLYKSTCNMPAEEHSHARKQIESRKRVAKTVLVLIGLFALCWLPNHILYLYRSFTYHASVDTSTFHLVATIFSRALAFSNSCVNPFALYWLSKSFRQHFKKEVLCCKTKARPRRSSITQNNIPTRAMSVTGSEISVTLLTDYSITKEEESV